In one Diprion similis isolate iyDipSimi1 chromosome 6, iyDipSimi1.1, whole genome shotgun sequence genomic region, the following are encoded:
- the LOC124407450 gene encoding E3 ubiquitin-protein ligase HECTD1 isoform X2 — protein MAEVDPETLLEWLSMGQGDERDMQLIALEQLCMLLLMSDNVDRCFESCPPRTFLPALCRIFLDELAPDSVLEVTARAITYYLDVSAECTRRVISMEGAVKAICGRLSGAGLGSRASRDLAEQCIKVLELVCAREAGAVFEAGGLPCALSFIREHGARVHRDTLHSAMAVVSRLCGKVEPQDEALPDCVEALSTLLRHEDAHVADGALRCFASLADRFSRRGVDPAPLASHGLVSELLYRLSNAAGPGASAATTSSNTKTPPPSTTSTAPAPEPKSCASVSTIISLLSTLCRGSPSITHDLLRSELPDAIEKALKGDERCALDSMRLVDLLLVLLFEGRSALGRGAAGGSSGPLLPRLRRLDSAGEKSHRQLIDCIRSKDTDALIEAIDSGGIEVNFMDDVGQTLLNWASAFGTQEMVEFLCDRGADVNKGQRSSSLHYAACFGRPAIAKVLLRHGANPDLRDEDGKTPLDKARERVDEGHREVAAILQSPGEWMLPPNQENRKPETEVENFTEPKGDPEMAPVYLKRLLPVFCATFQSTMLSSVRKASLSLIRKMVHYIQPELLVEACGSEGTDCGATLVEVIATVLDNEEDEDGHLIVLQMIQDLMVKGKDEFLEHFARLGVFSKVATLATEPESETSQCGEEQTIEDARELLVGRAYHWRDWCICRGRDCLYVWSDAAALELSNGSNGWFRFILDGKLATMYSSGSPEGGTDTTGKGRNTESLTTEENRGEFLEKLQRARTQVKPNSISQPLLSRPGTARLVVGNWALSSRREGELYIHNSDGQQQATILREDLPGFIFESNRGTKHSFTAETSLGPEFAAGWAGKRGKRLRSKLEAIKQKVKSQAQEIYERYFKVAQAQPRGVVAKLGTIVSQIEKACQKQQSGNREWRNVLQNTLEELKILLNEEGKVSAYELHSSGLVQTLLALLAAPPGPQPPSLRATKLRLQRIALFKNCFQADDINHEQSSAKVLVHKLVSVLESIEKLPVYLYDTPGSGYGLQILTRRLRFRLEKAAGESALIDRSGRGLKMEPLSTVQQLEHHLLKMVAKQWHDHDRSTFTFVKKLKEGNKMSFKYQYDFDENGLIYWIGTNAKTSSEWVNPGQYGLVVVTSSDGRILPYGRLEDILSRDSSALNCHTNDDKRAWFSVDLGVWLVPSAYSLRHARGYGRSALRNWMFQVSKDGINWITLYTHVDDCSLNEPGSTATWTLEPPAEEVQGWRHLRLQQTGKNSSGQTHYLSMSGLEIYGEVTGVCEDLGRAAREAEASVRRQRRLVRTQVLRHLVAGARVARGLDWKWREQDGVPPGEGTVTGELHNGWIDVTWDHGGSNSYRMGAEGKYDLRLVSTGVESENGMKTKNGASVLTSRKSSSTPSLPDCTDAVMRGSVASTDQAASADNLAAKQAESIAESVLSVARAEAVVAVTGEGAASAAGELSVVLHPRPDATSDLATIVESLALNTEYSINSNSNRATNSSKPHFPTVRGNKPASGLLSLEAAEVLDRMREGADRLRNNTNSFLSGELLGLVPVRISVSGETDESSMRIRPVTRHHPGITDNMKECGRDKEASSSSQNAPGCPIVVTNPMSVSVPNLTCTEANNTLEPAAATGFLETFAAMARRRTLGGQHIAPNSNSGSNPRGPNSVSSLVRLALSSNFPGGLLSTAQSYPSLTSSGQVAGSGVTTTTGPSLGQALTMSLTSTSSDSEQLWLQVSVEDFVESCSGVAGTGVAGGRGIGGPTLLGELEDDEDGALAEEDDDNEENEQEEDDEENEEEGDGGEGEYEEVMVSRNLLAAFMEEEAQPQPTKRRAWDDEFVLKRQFSALIPAFDPRPGRTNINQTTDLEVPPPGSELQMSTRSGLPISPKLSLTLKGPGLPGVPDVEVPLTEPQSTIFQAVQELMQLTELGSRQEKLRRIWEPTYTIVYKEAKDEESSGRATPIITLYSRNQIQNTSACTVEDVLQLLRHVFVLSVMREENKDTIMDESNPESYWVNPDDFTSKKITNKVVQQIQDPLALAAGALPSWCEELARSCPFLLPFETRRLYFSCTAFGASRSIVWLQTQRDAVLERQRAPGLSPRRDDSHEFRVGRLKHERVSVPRGEKLLDWAEQVLKVHASRKSILEVQFVGEEGTGLGPTLEFFALVAAELQRKDLGLWLCDDEQTCDEEKSCPPGEQIRPPGYYVVRPSGLFPAPLPQDSAVCDRAVRYFWFLGVFLAKVLQDNRLVDIPLSQPFLKLMCRGDITNNVNERIGLNTVPQESMPSSMASSFISEEGELDAQYSLEQTPWYDGILNIDDLAIVDPVRGEFLKQTQSLVSRRDRTLSDGPLTEEVRDSLHITHPSGTSIAIEDLALTMSYAPSSRIFEHDQVELKEGSANIPVTLDNVHEYVDLTVKYCLERGIARQLDAFKAGFSKVFLMEKLHAFSPEEIRAMLCGEQDPHWTREDLLNYTEPKLGYTRESPGFQRFVNVLLSLTGPERKAFLQFATGCSALPPGGLCNLHPRLTVVRKVDAGSGGFPSVNTCVHYLKLPEYPTEELLKVRLLAATRERGFHLN, from the exons ATGGCAGAAGTAGACCCAGAAACATTGCTAGAATGGCTCAGCATGGGCCAAGGGGACGAAAGGGATATGCAACTCATAGCCCTAGAACAGCTGTGCATGTTGTTACTCATGTCCGATAATGTTGATAGATGTTTCGAAAG TTGCCCTCCACGGACGTTTCTCCCAGCCCTCTGTCGCATCTTTTTGGATGAACTTGCCCCTGACAGTGTGCTCGAAGTCACAGCTCGTGCAATCACATATTATCTCGATGTATCAGCAGAATGTACACGAAGAGTAATTTCCATGGAAGGTGCCGTCAAAGCAATTTGCGGTCGTCTTTCTGGAGCAGGACTTGGATCTCGAGCCAGTCGAGATTTAGCTGAACAGTGTATCAAG GTCTTGGAGCTTGTTTGCGCTAGGGAAGCAGGAGCAGTTTTTGAAGCCGGCGGTCTACCATGTGCCTTGTCATTCATACGTGAACATGGAGCCCGAGTACACCGTGACACATTGCATTCGGCAATGGCAGTTGTTTCTCGTTTGTGTGGAAAAGTTGAGCCGCAGGATGAGGCATTGCCGGATTGCGTTGAAGCTTTATCCACTCTGCTGAGGCACGAAGATGCCCATGTGGCTGACGGTGCATTAAGGTGTTTCGCCTCGTTAGCTGATAGATTTTCGAGAAGAGGTGTTGACCCAGCTCCTTTAGCTTCCCATGGCTTAGTTTCAGAATTACTTTATAG GTTATCAAACGCAGCTGGACCTGGTGCATCTGCAGCTACTACATCAAGTAACACAAAAACTCCACCTCCGTCTACAACATCGACAGCTCCAGCCCCAGAGCCAAAGTCTTGCGCTTCAGTTTCAACGATAATTAGCCTCTTATCAACATTGTGCAGAGGGTCTCCATCGATAACGCACGATTTACTTCGTTCCGAGTTGCCTGACGCGATAGAGAAAGCCTTAAAGGGCGACGAAAGATGTGCCCTAGATTCAATGAGATTAGTAGACTTGCTTTTAGTTCTATTATTTGAAGGAAGATCGGCTCTAGGCAGAGGTGCAGCGGGGGGTTCGTCTGGTCCTTTATTACCACGACTTAGGAGACTTGATAGTGCCGGGGAAAAGTCTCATAGACAGTTAATCGACTGTATTAGATCAAAGGATACAGATGCGTTAATAGAAGCCATAGACTCTGGTGGTATAGAAGTTAACTTCATGGATGACGTTGGACAAACTCTTCTGAACTGGGCATCTGCTTTTGGTACGCAAGAAATGGTAGAATTCTTATGCGACAGAGGAGCAGACGTTAACAAGGGCCAACGATCGTCCAGTTTACACTACGCAGCTTGCTTTGGAAGGCCAGCTATCGCAAAAGTTTTGCTCAGACATGGTGCTAATCCGGATTTGAGGGATGAAGACGGTAAAACACCACTAGATAAGGCTAGGGAACGTGTCGACGAAGGTCACAGGGAAGTTGCAGCGATACTGCAGTCTCCTGGGGAATGGATGTTGCCACCTAATCAAGAGAATCGCAAACCAGAAACCGAAGTTGAGAACTTTACCGAGCCTAAGGGTGATCCAGAGATGGCTCCTGTTTACCTTAAGAGATTGTTGCCAGTTTTCTGTGCCACGTTTCAGTCCACTATGCTGTCTAGTGTGCGTAAAGCTAGTCTAAGTTTAATCAGAAAAATGGTACACTACATTCAGCCAGAGCTGCTTGTCGAAGCATGTGGATCTGAAGGAACGGATTGCGGTGCAACACTGGTAGAGGTCATCGCTACTGTGTTGGATAACGAG GAAGATGAAGATGGGCATTTGATCGTCCTCCAAATGATCCAAGATCTAATGGTGAAAGgaaaagatgaatttttggaacatTTCGCAAGACTGGGTGTATTCTCCAAAGTTGCTACATTGGCGACGGAGCCAGAATCAGAGACTAGTCAATGCGGGGAAGAACAAACCATCGAAGATGCTAGGGAACTTCTAGTTGGCAGAGCTTATCATTGGAGGGATTGGTGTATTTGCAGAGGACGTGATTGTCTGTACGTTTGGTCGGACGCAGCTGCTCTAGAATTGTCAAACGGAAGTAATGGCTGGTTCAGGTTTATCCTCGATGGCAAACTGGCGACAATGTACTCGAGTGGCAGCCCAGAGGGTGGTACGGATACAACGG GGAAGGGACGGAATACAGAGTCGCTCACTACTGAAG AAAATCGTGGAGAGTTTCTTGAGAAGCTGCAAAGAGCTCGCACTCAAGTTAAACCAAATTCTATAAGCCAGCCTCTTCTTTCTCGCCCGGGTACGGCACGATTGGTAGTTGGAAACTGGGCTCTCTCTAGTCGAAGAGAAGGTGAATTGTACATCCATAATAGCGACGGTCAGCAGCAAGCAACTATTCTGAGAGAAGATTTGCCTGGatttattttcgaatcaaATCGGGGCACTAAACATTCCTTTACTGCTGAAACAAGTTTGG GCCCTGAGTTTGCAGCTGGCTGGGCTGGCAAGCGTGGAAAACGTCTACGATCTAAACTTGAAGCAATCAAGCAAAAAGTTAAAAGTCAAGCGCAAGAAATATATGAGCGCTATTTCAAAGTAGCTCAGGCTCAACCTCGTGGAGTGGTGGCAAAACTTGGAACAATTGTTAGTCAGATAGAAAAGGCCTGTCAAAAACAGCAGTCTGGAAATCGTGAATGGCGTAATGTGTTGCAAAACACGTTAGAAGAACTAAAGATATTGTTGAATGAAGAGGGAAAAGTTTCAGCTTATGAATTGCATTCTAGTGGACTTGTGCAGACTTTACTCGCACTTTTAGCTGCGCCACCGGGACCACAACCACCATCGTTGAGAGCTACAAAATTGAGGCTTCAGAGGATAGCattgttcaaaaattgttTCCAAGCTGATGATATCAACCATGAACAGAGCTCTGCCAAAGTTTTAGTCCACAAGCTCGTTTCTGTGCTAGAATCAATCGAAAAACTTCCTGTATATTTGTATGATACACCAGGTTCTGGATACGGACTTCAG ATTTTGACAAGGAGGCTACGTTTCCGTTTGGAAAAAGCAGCGGGTGAAAGTGCATTGATTGACCGATCTGGCAGAGGTTTGAAAATGGAACCGTTGAGCACTGTACAACAGTTGGAACATCACTTGTTGAAAATGGTTGCGAAGCAATGGCATGACCATGATAGATCCACATTTACCTTTGTCAAAAAACTGAAAGAGGGTAACAAGATGTCATTCAAATATCAGTACGATTTCGATGAGAACGGACTAATATACTGGATTGGAACTAACGCCAA AACTAGTTCGGAATGGGTTAATCCAGGCCAGTATGGACTTGTTGTTGTGACTTCCAGCGATGGTCGTATTTTGCCATACGGCCGACTTGAGGATATCTTGAGTCGCGATTCGTCGGCTTTGAATTGTCACACAAACGATGACAAGCGGGCTTGGTTCTCAGTAGACCTAGGTGTATGGCTTGTACCAAGTGCTTACAGCTTGAGGCACGCCAGAGGATACGGCAgaagtgccttgagaaattgGATGTTCCAA GTATCAAAGGATGGGATCAACTGGATTACCTTGTACACGCATGTTGATGACTGTTCTCTCAATGAACCTGGAAGTACGGCAACTTGGACTCTTGAACCTCCTGCCGAAGAGGTTCAGGGTTGGCGCCATCTTCGCTTACAGCAAACTGGCAAAAACTCGTCTGGTCAAACGCATTACCTGTCCATGTCTGGTTTGGAAATTTATGGCGAAGTTACGGGAGTTTGCGAAGATCTAGGTCGAGCTGCTAGGGAAGCTGAAGCGAGCGTACGCAGGCAGAGGAGATTAGTTAGAACTCAAGTTCTTAGGCATTTGGTTGCGGGCGCACGTGTCGCTCGAGGACTTGACTGGAAATGGAGAGAACAGGATGGTGTTCCACCGG GAGAAGGGACAGTAACGGGAGAATTGCACAATGGTTGGATAGATGTAACTTGGGACCATGGTGGCTCGAACTCATATCGCATGGGTGCAGAAGGAAAATACGACTTAAGGCTAGTGAGCACAGGTGTGGAAAGTGAAAATGGCATGAAAACTAAAAATGGTGCAAGTGTACTAACCAGCAGGAAGTCTAGCAGTACACCCAGTTTACCAGACTGTACAGATGCTGTGATGCGAGGATCTGTCGCATCGACAGACCAAGCTGCGAGTGCTGACAATTTGGCTGCAAAG CAAGCAGAGTCCATAGCAGAGAGCGTCCTGTCAGTGGCTCGTGCGGAAGCAGTTGTAGCAGTAACTGGAGAAGGCGCAGCCAGTGCAGCTGGTGAACTTTCTGTTGTTTTACATCCAAGACCCGACGCAACCAGTGATTTGGCAACTATTGTTGAAAGTCTTGCTCTGAACACCGAATACTCGATTAACAGCAACAGTAATCGTGCTACAAACAGTTCTAAACCTCACTTTCCTACAGTTCGAGGGAACAAG cctGCAAGTGGCCTGTTGAGTTTGGAAGCAGCAGAGGTATTGGATCGTATGCGCGAAGGTGCAGACAGGTTGCGTAACAATACTAACAGTTTCTTGAGTGGGGAATTACTTGGTTTGGTTCCTGTTAGGATTAGCGTGTCTGGTGAGACTGATGAAAGTTCAATGAGGATTCGACCTGTGACTCGACATCATCCAGGAATCACTGACA ACATGAAAGAGTGCGGGCGTGACAAAGAAGCTAGTTCGTCATCTCAGAATGCTCCTGGATGTCCCATCGTAGTAACAAATCCCATGTCTGTATCTGTACCAAATCTTACCTGTACAGAAGCTAACAATACCTTGGAACCAGCAGCAGCTACCGGATTCCTAGAGACTTTTGCTGCAATGGCTCGCAGACGAACTTTGG GTGGTCAGCACATAGCTCCAAACTCAAACTCCGGTTCAAATCCTCGTGGGCCAAACTCTGTGTCTAGTTTGGTGAGATTAGCATTGAGCTCCAACTTTCCTGGAGGCTTGCTCAGCACTGCTCAGAGCTATCCAAGTCTTACGAGTAGCGGCCAAGTTGCCGGCAGTGGAGTTACAACAACTACAGGACCTAGCCTTGGTCAAGCTCTTACTATGTCTCTGACTAGCACAAGTAGTGACAGCGAACAG TTGTGGCTACAGGTTAGTGTCGAGGATTTTGTCGAATCATGCAGTGGAGTCGCAGGAACTGGTGTTGCTGGCGGCCGTGGTATAGGTGGCCCAACTCTGTTAGGAGAATTGGAAGATGACGAAGATGGAGCTCTTGCTGAGGAggatgatgataatgaagaaaatgagCAAGAG GaagatgatgaagaaaatgaagaagaaggtgACGGAGGTGAAGGTGAATATGAAGAGGTCATGGTGAGTCGTAACCTACTGGCTGCGTTCATGGAAGAGGAGGCACAGCCTCAGCCTACTAAACGACGAGCTTGGGATGATGAGTTTGTGCTAAAACGCCAGTTCTCCGCTCTAATACCTGCCTTTGATCCAAGGCCTGGTAGGACAAATATTAACCAG ACAACAGATCTCGAAGTTCCACCACCAGGCAGTGAACTACAAATGAGTACACGCTCAGGTTTACCGATAAGTCCTAAACTATCTTTGACTCTGAAGGGTCCAGGACTCCCTGGTGTTCCTGATGTTGAAGTGCCTCTCACTGAACCTCAGTCTACAATATTCCAGGCGGTTCAAGAGTTAATGCAACTTACAGAATTGGGCAGCAGACAGGAGAAACTGAGGAGGATATGGGAACCGACTTATAC AATAGTGTACAAAGAAGCTAAAGACGAGGAATCATCCGGCCGTGCTACGCCCATAATAACATTATATTCACGAAATCAAATACAGAACACAAGTGCCTGTACAGTAGAAGACGTCTTACAACTTTTGCGACATGTGTTTGTGCTGAGTGTGATGCGTGAGGAGAATAAAGATACTATTATGGACGAGAGTAATCCAGAAAGCTATTGGGTCAATCCAGACGATTTCACATCTAAAAAGATTACAAACAAAGTTGTACAGCAAATTCAAGACCCATTAGCCCTCGCAGCTGGAGCCTTGCCAAGTTGGTGTGAGGAGCTAGCAAGAAGTTGTCCGTTTTTGCTACCGTTCGAGACAAGAAGATTGTACTTCAGTTGTACAGCTTTCGGAGCATCGAGGTCAATAGTTTGGCTACAAACCCAAAGAGATGCTGTATTAGAACGGCAAAGAGCGCCAGGGCTCAGTCCCCGACGAGACGATAGCCATGAATTCAGAGTAGGAAGACTAAAACACGAGAGGGTCAGTGTGCCCAGAGGAGAGAAATTACTTGACTGGGCTGAGCAGGTGCTCAAA GTACATGCAAGCCGTAAAAGCATACTAGAGGTGCAGTTTGTTGGTGAAGAAGGTACCGGCCTTGGACCTACTTTGGAATTCTTTGCGTTAGTTGCCGCTGAATTACAACGCAAAGATTTAGGCCTGTGGTTGTGCGATGACGAGCAAACTTGCGATGAAGAGAAATCCTGCCCACCTGGGGAACAAATTCGTCCACCAGGATACTACGTTGTTAGACCAAGTGGACTTTTCCCAGCTCCACTACCTCAAGATTCGGCTGTTTGCGACAGAGCTGTCCGGTATTTCTGGTTCCTAGGTGTATTCTTAGCCAAAGTTCTACAAGATAATCGACTTGTGGATATACCGCTATCCCAACCTTTCTTGAAACTTATGTGTCGCGGAGATATCACCAACAACGTCAACGAAAGAATAGGATTAAATACAGTTCCACAAGAGAGTATGCCGTCCAGCATGGCGAGTAGTTTCATCTCTGAAGAAGGCGAACTTGATGCACAATATTCTCTTGAGCAAACACCTTGGTATGATGGTATACTCAACATCGACGATTTAGCCATTGTAGATCCGGTCAGAGGCGAGTTTCTTAAACAAACCCAAAGCCTAGTGTCAAGACGCGATAGAACTCTCTCTGACGGTCCATTAACAGAGGAAGTGAGAGATTCGTTACACATCACTCATCCGTCTGGTACATCAATTGCCATTGAAGATCTGGCTTTGACAATGAGCTATGCCCCCAGCTCGCGAATCTTTGAACACGATCAAGTTGAACTGAAAGAAGGAAGTGCAAATATTCCTGTGACACTAGATAATGTCCATGAATATGTAGATCTGACGGTGAAATACTGCTTGGAACGAGGTATCGCTAGGCAACTAGACGCGTTTAAAGCTGGTTTCTCCAAGGTATTTTTAATGGAAAAATTACACGCCTTTAGTCCAGAAGAAATTAGAGCCATGCTCTGTGGGGAACAAGATCCTCACTGGACCAGAGAGGACTTACTTAATTACACGGAGCCCAAACTGGGATATACTAGAGAAAG tcCTGGATTCCAGCGATTTGTGAATGTTCTGCTATCACTTACGGGACCCGAGCGGAAAGCTTTCCTTCAGTTTGCGACAGGTTGTTCAGCATTGCCGCCAGGTGGCCTGTGCAATCTGCATCCTAGATTAACTGTGGTTCGTAAGGTTGATGCTGGGTCGGGAGGTTTTCCTTCAGTAAACACATGTGTGCATTATCTAAAGTTACCAGAATATCCAACTGAAGAGCTTCTAAAGGTGAGGCTTTTGGCTGCAACTCGAGAAAGAGGATTCCACTTGAACTAG